One window of the Thermodesulfobacteriota bacterium genome contains the following:
- a CDS encoding ABC transporter ATP-binding protein: MPPIVEILHVSKSYRRGNRVIPVLTDINLNIEEGEFLALMGPSGSGKSTLLNLIAGLDRVDCGTIRVGGIDLTHLSENELAQWRAMNVGFVFQFYNLIPVLTAFENVELPLLLTGLSRKERQAHVEMALRIVNLEERMDHYPAQLSGGEQQRVAIARAIVTDPTILVADEPTGDLDRISAREVLDLMDRLNGESRKTIIMVTHDPKAAERARVIRHLDKGFLNDVYSQTPV; this comes from the coding sequence ATGCCTCCCATCGTTGAAATCCTCCATGTGAGCAAATCCTACCGCAGGGGAAACCGGGTCATCCCCGTGCTCACGGACATCAACCTCAATATCGAAGAGGGAGAATTTCTCGCCTTGATGGGACCCTCGGGGTCGGGAAAGAGCACGCTCCTCAACCTGATCGCCGGCCTCGACCGGGTGGATTGCGGAACGATCCGGGTCGGGGGCATCGACCTCACCCACCTCTCCGAAAACGAGCTGGCCCAGTGGCGCGCGATGAACGTCGGCTTCGTCTTCCAGTTCTACAATCTCATCCCGGTGTTGACGGCCTTCGAAAATGTGGAACTCCCCCTCCTCCTCACTGGCCTCTCTCGAAAGGAGAGGCAGGCCCATGTGGAGATGGCCCTCCGGATCGTCAACCTCGAAGAGCGGATGGATCATTACCCGGCCCAGCTCTCCGGAGGGGAACAGCAACGGGTGGCCATTGCCCGGGCCATTGTGACCGATCCCACGATCCTCGTTGCCGACGAACCCACCGGAGACCTCGATCGGATCTCCGCCCGGGAGGTCCTCGACCTGATGGATCGACTCAACGGCGAGTCCCGAAAGACGATCATCATGGTCACGCACGATCCCAAGGCGGCCGAAAGGGCGAGGGTCATTCGCCATCTCGACAAAGGATTCCTGAACGATGTTTATTCTCAAACTCCTGTTTAG
- a CDS encoding ABC transporter permease, producing MGVPLAYSIRNLWTRKLTTLFTVSGMALVVFVFSSMLMLSEGLKKTLIETGSSDNVVVIRKGAATEVQSGVDRYQASIIETQPEVAVGEDGKPLLSKETVVIISLPRRGSKKENYITVRGIGEASLGLRPQVKLLEGRLPRPGTSELLTGRSVAERFEGGGLGESLRFGLREWKVVGVFDAGPTGFNSEIWVDGDQLMQTFRRNAYSSVLFKLRDPSSFERVKGRIENDPRLTLEAKRENQYYGEQSRMMATFLRILGTSLTIIFSLGAIIGAMITMYAAVANRTAEIGTLRALGFKRVSILTAFLLEALFLGLSGGLLGLFFASFLQFFTVSTMNFQTFSELAFDFTLTWEIAYQALVFSLIMGFVGGLLPALRAARMNIVESLRAT from the coding sequence GTGGGTGTGCCTCTGGCCTACAGTATCCGGAATCTCTGGACCCGAAAGCTCACGACCCTTTTTACCGTCTCGGGGATGGCCCTGGTCGTCTTCGTCTTCTCTTCAATGCTCATGCTGTCCGAGGGCCTGAAGAAGACCCTCATCGAAACGGGTTCGAGCGACAATGTCGTGGTCATCCGGAAGGGTGCGGCCACCGAGGTTCAGAGCGGGGTGGATCGTTATCAGGCCTCCATCATCGAAACCCAGCCGGAGGTCGCGGTGGGAGAAGACGGAAAGCCTCTCCTCTCGAAAGAGACCGTGGTCATCATCAGCCTCCCCAGACGGGGAAGCAAAAAAGAAAATTACATCACCGTCCGGGGCATCGGGGAGGCCTCCCTCGGCCTCCGGCCCCAAGTGAAGCTGCTCGAGGGCCGGCTCCCAAGGCCCGGAACCTCAGAACTCCTGACGGGCCGAAGCGTGGCGGAACGTTTCGAAGGGGGAGGCCTCGGGGAGTCGCTCCGATTCGGATTGAGGGAATGGAAGGTGGTGGGCGTCTTCGACGCAGGCCCGACCGGGTTCAACTCCGAGATCTGGGTCGATGGAGATCAATTGATGCAGACCTTTCGGAGGAATGCCTATTCCTCGGTCCTCTTCAAACTCCGGGATCCCTCCTCCTTCGAAAGGGTCAAAGGTCGGATCGAAAACGACCCCCGTCTCACCCTCGAGGCCAAACGGGAGAACCAGTATTATGGGGAGCAATCGAGGATGATGGCCACATTCCTTCGAATCCTCGGGACCTCCCTGACGATCATCTTCTCCCTGGGCGCCATCATCGGGGCCATGATCACCATGTATGCCGCGGTCGCAAATCGCACCGCCGAGATCGGGACCCTTCGTGCCCTCGGGTTTAAAAGGGTGAGCATCCTGACCGCCTTCCTTCTGGAGGCCCTGTTCTTGGGATTGAGCGGAGGCCTCCTGGGCCTCTTTTTCGCCTCTTTTCTCCAATTTTTCACCGTTTCGACGATGAACTTCCAGACCTTCTCCGAGCTGGCCTTCGACTTCACCCTCACCTGGGAGATCGCCTATCAGGCCCTGGTCTTCTCCCTCATCATGGGGTTCGTGGGAGGCTTGTTGCCGGCCCTCCGGGCCGCCCGGATGAACATCGTCGAATCCCTAAGGGCGACCTGA
- a CDS encoding FtsX-like permease family protein, translating to MFILKLLFRNALRHKLRTFLTLLGITIAILAFGLLRTFIHAWYGGVEASSATRLVTRSSISLIFHLPLSYREKIRQIDGVKAVSWGNWFGGIYKDEKHFFANFGVDAKSYLELYPEYILTPEEERAFLRDRKGFIAGRKLAERFGWKIGDIVTLRGTIYPGEWDFVLRGIYRGRDETIDETQFFFHWDYLNEVLRKRGSSLADTVGWYMVGVSRAERAAEVALAIDQTFKNSLAETLTETEKAFQLSFIAMSEAILIAIELVSFIVIAIIMAVVANTMSMTYRERIGEYAIFKTLGYPSWRIAGMILGESILITTTGGLFGVFLTFPVAQRVGKILSTYFPVFNVPEGAIYLQILACLVVGVLSALVPTYRAVTIRIADGLRRIG from the coding sequence ATGTTTATTCTCAAACTCCTGTTTAGGAATGCCCTTCGTCATAAACTCCGGACCTTCTTAACCCTCCTCGGGATCACCATAGCCATCCTCGCCTTCGGCCTCCTCCGGACCTTTATCCATGCCTGGTATGGAGGGGTGGAAGCCTCCTCTGCCACGCGCCTCGTCACCCGAAGTTCCATCTCCCTCATCTTCCACCTTCCCCTTTCCTACAGGGAGAAGATCCGCCAGATTGATGGGGTGAAGGCCGTTTCGTGGGGAAACTGGTTCGGGGGAATTTACAAAGATGAAAAACATTTCTTTGCCAACTTCGGGGTGGACGCCAAGAGTTATCTCGAGCTCTATCCGGAATATATCCTCACCCCAGAGGAGGAGAGGGCCTTTCTCAGGGACCGCAAAGGCTTCATCGCGGGAAGGAAGTTGGCCGAGCGGTTCGGCTGGAAGATCGGCGACATCGTCACCCTCCGGGGGACCATCTACCCGGGGGAATGGGACTTCGTCCTCCGGGGCATCTATCGGGGGAGGGATGAGACCATCGACGAGACCCAGTTCTTCTTCCATTGGGATTATCTGAACGAGGTGTTGAGGAAGAGGGGGTCCTCCCTGGCCGATACGGTGGGCTGGTATATGGTGGGCGTGTCCCGGGCCGAGCGCGCTGCGGAAGTGGCCCTCGCCATCGATCAGACCTTCAAGAACTCCCTCGCCGAGACCTTGACCGAGACCGAAAAGGCCTTCCAGCTCTCCTTCATCGCCATGTCCGAAGCGATCCTCATCGCCATCGAACTCGTCTCCTTCATCGTCATCGCCATCATCATGGCGGTCGTGGCCAACACGATGTCCATGACCTACCGGGAACGGATCGGGGAATATGCCATCTTCAAAACCTTGGGTTACCCTTCCTGGCGCATCGCAGGGATGATCCTCGGCGAATCGATATTGATCACGACCACCGGGGGCCTCTTCGGAGTCTTCCTCACCTTTCCGGTGGCCCAAAGGGTCGGCAAGATCCTCAGCACCTACTTCCCCGTCTTCAATGTGCCGGAAGGGGCCATCTATTTGCAGATCCTGGCCTGTTTGGTGGTGGGGGTCCTTTCAGCCCTTGTCCCCACCTATCGGGCGGTCACCATTCGCATCGCAGATGGGTTGAGGAGGATCGGTTAG
- a CDS encoding glutamine synthetase family protein codes for MDKETVLKLAKENDVKFIRLWFTDILGFLKGFAITIDELEGALEEGMGFDGSSIQGYARIDESDMIAKPDPQTFQIIPWRPKENAVARMFADIYEPDGTPYKGDPRWVLKKTLKKAQDLGYTFYVGPELEYFYFKSNEGAPQTLDRGGYFDLTPLDVATELRRETILTLEAMGIRVEYSHHEVAPSQHEIDLRYADALTMADYAMTYRLVVKEVALRHGVYATFMPKPIFGQNGSGMHTHQSLFKGDKNAFFDPKDEFHLSKVAKAYTAGILKHAKEITAITSQWVNSYKRLVPGYEAPVYIAWARRNRSALVRVPMYKPGKEKATRIELRSPDPACNPYLAFAVMLAAGLKGIEKGYELPPPVEEDIFEMSEEARRQHGIESLPGSLYEAIQFAEQSELVRETLGDHIFQKFIENKKIEWDQYRTHVSQFEIEKYLPIL; via the coding sequence ATGGACAAGGAGACCGTATTGAAGTTGGCAAAGGAGAACGATGTGAAATTTATCCGCCTCTGGTTTACGGACATCCTCGGGTTCCTGAAGGGGTTTGCCATCACCATCGACGAGCTGGAGGGGGCTTTGGAGGAGGGCATGGGCTTCGATGGCTCCTCCATCCAGGGCTATGCCCGGATCGACGAGAGCGATATGATCGCCAAACCCGATCCCCAGACCTTCCAGATCATCCCTTGGCGCCCCAAAGAGAATGCGGTCGCCAGGATGTTCGCCGACATCTATGAGCCGGACGGGACGCCCTATAAGGGCGATCCGCGATGGGTCCTGAAAAAAACCCTCAAAAAGGCCCAGGATCTCGGCTACACCTTCTATGTAGGGCCTGAACTGGAGTACTTCTACTTTAAAAGCAACGAAGGAGCTCCTCAGACCCTCGACCGGGGGGGATACTTCGATCTCACCCCGCTGGATGTCGCCACCGAACTTCGTCGCGAAACGATCCTCACCCTTGAAGCCATGGGCATCCGGGTCGAATACAGCCATCACGAGGTGGCTCCGAGCCAGCACGAGATCGACCTTCGTTATGCCGATGCCCTGACCATGGCCGATTACGCCATGACCTACCGCCTGGTGGTCAAGGAGGTGGCCCTCAGGCACGGCGTCTATGCCACCTTCATGCCCAAACCCATCTTCGGCCAGAACGGGAGCGGGATGCATACCCATCAATCGCTCTTCAAGGGCGACAAGAATGCCTTCTTCGACCCAAAGGACGAATTCCATCTCTCCAAGGTCGCCAAGGCCTACACCGCTGGGATCCTTAAACACGCCAAAGAAATTACCGCCATTACCTCCCAATGGGTCAACTCCTACAAGAGACTGGTGCCCGGCTATGAAGCCCCTGTTTACATCGCTTGGGCGAGGCGAAACCGTTCAGCCCTTGTCCGGGTTCCGATGTATAAGCCTGGAAAGGAGAAGGCGACCCGGATCGAGCTCCGCTCGCCGGACCCCGCCTGCAACCCCTACCTGGCCTTTGCTGTGATGCTCGCCGCTGGCCTGAAAGGCATCGAAAAGGGCTACGAGCTTCCTCCCCCGGTGGAGGAGGACATCTTCGAGATGTCCGAGGAGGCCCGGAGGCAACATGGCATCGAATCGCTTCCCGGCAGTCTGTACGAGGCCATTCAGTTCGCCGAACAGAGCGAACTGGTGAGGGAGACCCTCGGAGACCACATCTTCCAAAAGTTCATCGAGAACAAGAAGATCGAGTGGGACCAATATCGCACCCACGTCTCCCAGTTCGAAATAGAGAAGTATCTGCCGATCCTGTGA
- a CDS encoding VanZ family protein: MSLNRAFTALSAIYILSLLVLPRLIGRDALNHLWNPYSLLHIPLYGVLMTLLTLALSARRSHWATSPAPHFSSLWLPGGISFLTGLLDELNQAFIPGREASGFDLLLNLVGIVLAGAALSFYRSFHKGRG; the protein is encoded by the coding sequence ATGTCTCTGAATCGAGCCTTTACCGCCCTATCCGCGATCTATATACTTTCCCTCCTGGTCCTTCCGAGGTTGATCGGGCGTGACGCCCTTAACCACCTCTGGAATCCTTATAGCCTCCTCCACATCCCCCTTTATGGGGTCCTGATGACCCTCCTCACCCTTGCCCTGTCCGCCAGACGAAGTCATTGGGCCACTTCTCCCGCTCCCCATTTCTCCTCCCTCTGGCTCCCCGGCGGTATTTCCTTCTTGACAGGTCTCCTCGACGAGTTGAACCAGGCCTTTATCCCGGGCCGGGAGGCCTCTGGTTTCGATCTGCTGCTCAACCTCGTTGGGATTGTGCTCGCCGGCGCCGCCCTTTCCTTTTACCGATCTTTCCATAAGGGGAGAGGATAG
- a CDS encoding efflux RND transporter periplasmic adaptor subunit — MAVEDLSKLRIEKSKAILRPRGRRRIFLWGFLALLLIAAGVLYQRGILSPAVEVRIATVSQLYPSQTLTVLNGSGYVVPQRKSALASKVTGRLVWLGVKEGDRVKEGQIIARLESEDVAAAKEQAEANVNAARFNAELAKAELREATLQLDRNRALLEKGVIARATYDTALARYEKAVASVEASEANLRASLAALEVAKINLEYSLIRAPFDGIVLTKNADVGDIVTPIGAAANAKSAVITIADMNSLQVEADVSESNLNKIRVGQPCEIQLDALPGERLRGVLHTIVPTADRTKATVMVKVRFVDRDARVLPEMSAKVAFLSRPPSREEQRPRIAIPPSSIVNRKGGERVFLVKEERAMEVPVRLGDKIGDMVEVLDGIKVGDQIVLHPPDRLKNGMKVKAAEK; from the coding sequence ATGGCCGTGGAGGATCTCTCAAAGCTCAGGATCGAAAAGTCGAAGGCCATCCTCAGGCCCAGGGGGCGGAGAAGGATCTTCCTCTGGGGATTTCTGGCCCTGCTTTTGATCGCCGCAGGTGTCCTCTATCAGAGGGGAATCCTCTCCCCTGCCGTGGAGGTCCGGATCGCAACGGTCTCGCAGCTCTACCCCTCTCAGACCCTCACCGTCCTCAATGGGAGCGGTTATGTCGTCCCCCAGCGAAAATCGGCCCTGGCCTCCAAGGTGACGGGCCGTCTCGTCTGGCTCGGCGTCAAAGAAGGGGATCGGGTCAAGGAAGGCCAAATCATCGCCCGCCTCGAGAGCGAGGACGTGGCAGCCGCCAAGGAACAGGCAGAGGCCAACGTGAATGCCGCTCGTTTCAATGCGGAGCTGGCCAAGGCTGAACTCCGGGAGGCGACCCTTCAATTGGACCGAAACAGGGCCCTCCTCGAAAAGGGGGTGATCGCAAGGGCCACCTACGATACCGCCCTCGCCCGATACGAGAAGGCCGTGGCCTCTGTGGAGGCCTCCGAGGCCAATCTCCGGGCGAGTCTTGCGGCCCTCGAAGTCGCCAAGATCAATCTCGAATATTCGTTGATCCGGGCTCCCTTCGATGGCATCGTCCTCACCAAAAATGCGGATGTGGGAGATATCGTCACGCCCATCGGTGCGGCCGCCAATGCCAAATCGGCCGTCATCACGATTGCGGATATGAACTCCCTTCAGGTGGAGGCCGACGTCTCCGAGTCGAATCTCAACAAGATCAGGGTCGGTCAGCCCTGCGAGATTCAGCTCGATGCGCTCCCAGGGGAGCGTCTCCGTGGGGTCCTCCATACCATCGTTCCCACCGCGGATCGAACCAAAGCGACCGTCATGGTCAAAGTCCGCTTTGTCGATCGAGATGCCCGGGTGCTACCGGAGATGAGTGCCAAGGTGGCCTTTCTCTCCCGTCCCCCCAGCCGAGAAGAACAGAGACCCCGAATCGCCATCCCTCCTTCCTCCATCGTCAACCGGAAAGGAGGGGAGCGCGTTTTTCTCGTCAAGGAGGAAAGGGCGATGGAGGTCCCGGTGAGGCTCGGCGATAAAATCGGCGACATGGTGGAGGTCCTCGATGGGATCAAGGTCGGAGACCAGATCGTCCTCCATCCCCCTGACCGCTTAAAGAACGGCATGAAGGTGAAAGCCGCGGAGAAATAA
- a CDS encoding transcriptional repressor, translated as MGRNLDDFIEACKAFGLKITPQRIAIYEEVLKATDHPSAEGIYRILKPSHPNLSFDTVNRTLLTFAEMGLIQIVEGSGDVRRFDPNIEQHHHLRCLGCGSITDFYDRTLDHLKIPKAIRETFSVKKVRVVIEGTCHRCRRITCQ; from the coding sequence GTGGGGCGGAATTTAGATGATTTCATCGAGGCGTGCAAGGCCTTTGGGCTAAAGATCACCCCCCAGAGGATTGCCATTTACGAAGAGGTCCTGAAGGCCACCGACCACCCCTCGGCGGAAGGGATCTATCGGATCCTCAAGCCCTCCCATCCGAATCTCTCCTTCGACACCGTCAACCGGACCCTCCTCACCTTTGCGGAGATGGGATTGATCCAGATCGTGGAGGGCTCCGGAGATGTCCGGAGGTTCGATCCCAACATCGAACAGCATCATCATCTCCGGTGCCTCGGATGCGGCTCCATCACCGACTTCTACGACCGAACGTTGGACCACCTAAAAATCCCCAAGGCGATTCGCGAGACCTTCTCCGTCAAGAAGGTCCGCGTCGTGATCGAAGGGACCTGCCACCGCTGCCGCCGGATAACCTGCCAGTAG
- the katG gene encoding catalase/peroxidase HPI has translation MEQKDQGGKKRWITDWWPNRLNLKMLRQNCSHANPYGPDYDYVKEFETLNLSEVKEDLKALMTTSQDWWPADFGHYGPLFIRMAWHSAGSYRIFDGRGGARTGDLRFPPRGDWPDNMSLDKAIRLLWPIKQKYGRKLSWADLIILAGNVALEHMGVHTIGFAGGREDIWEPDESPDWGPEIEMLSGKGRFREGELEKPFAATEMGLIYVNPEGPEGNPDPVASAKQIRVAFNRMGMSDEETVALVAGGHAFGKCHGACPETYVGPDPDSSPVEQQGLGWKNTYKTGKGPDTYTSGFELVWSSTPTKFGIAYLQFLFNFEWELTKSPAGKNQWVAKNAPAIVPDAHDPNKKHPPMMLTADLAFRFDPEYAKIARRFLENPKEFEAAFAKAWFKLVHRDLGPRECYFGPEVPEEVFVWQDPLPKRDYRLIDEEDIRKLKERVLASGLSIAQLVYTAWSSASTYRDSDRRGGANGARIRLAPQKDWEVNHPEDLAKVLSTYQTIQNEFNSGQKDGKRVSLADLIVLGGCAAIEAAAKKAGMNVTVPFTPGRVDALQEQTDTLFYAAMEPVADGFRNYIKDPKTPNPEYLLVDKAQLLRLTVPELVVLVGGLRALGATYKFSPHGVFTKTPGVLSNDFFVNLLDMRTEWQPMDGEAYLFQGRDRKTGAPTWTATRVDLIFGHHGELRSVAEVYGASDGKEKFVRDFVEAWNKVMNLDRFDLRWKR, from the coding sequence ATGGAACAGAAGGACCAAGGAGGAAAGAAGCGATGGATCACCGACTGGTGGCCGAACCGGCTCAACCTGAAGATGCTGAGGCAGAATTGTTCCCATGCCAACCCCTACGGGCCCGATTACGACTATGTGAAGGAGTTCGAAACGTTGAACCTTTCGGAGGTGAAGGAAGACCTGAAGGCCCTGATGACCACCTCCCAGGACTGGTGGCCTGCCGATTTCGGCCACTACGGCCCCCTGTTCATCCGGATGGCCTGGCACAGTGCGGGAAGTTACCGGATCTTCGACGGCCGGGGAGGGGCGCGAACCGGCGACCTCCGCTTTCCTCCCAGAGGAGATTGGCCAGACAATATGAGCCTGGACAAGGCGATCCGGCTCCTCTGGCCCATCAAGCAGAAATACGGACGTAAGCTCTCCTGGGCCGATCTCATCATCCTGGCCGGCAATGTGGCCCTGGAGCATATGGGCGTGCATACCATCGGCTTCGCAGGCGGGAGGGAGGATATCTGGGAGCCGGACGAAAGCCCGGACTGGGGCCCGGAGATCGAGATGCTCTCCGGAAAGGGACGGTTCAGAGAAGGGGAGCTTGAGAAACCCTTTGCTGCAACGGAGATGGGGCTCATCTACGTGAACCCCGAGGGGCCTGAGGGAAATCCCGATCCGGTGGCCTCGGCCAAGCAGATCCGTGTGGCCTTCAACCGGATGGGGATGAGCGACGAGGAGACCGTCGCCCTGGTCGCTGGAGGCCATGCCTTCGGGAAATGCCACGGGGCCTGCCCCGAAACCTACGTGGGCCCTGATCCCGACTCCTCTCCCGTGGAACAGCAGGGGCTCGGCTGGAAGAATACCTATAAGACGGGAAAAGGACCCGATACCTACACCTCCGGGTTCGAACTCGTTTGGTCCTCCACGCCCACGAAATTCGGGATCGCCTACCTCCAGTTCCTTTTCAATTTTGAATGGGAGTTGACGAAGAGCCCCGCTGGAAAGAATCAGTGGGTCGCCAAGAACGCGCCCGCCATCGTTCCGGATGCCCACGATCCCAACAAGAAGCATCCTCCCATGATGCTGACCGCGGATCTGGCCTTCCGATTCGATCCGGAGTATGCGAAGATCGCAAGGCGATTTCTCGAAAATCCCAAAGAGTTCGAAGCCGCTTTTGCCAAGGCCTGGTTCAAACTGGTCCATCGGGATCTGGGTCCCCGGGAGTGCTACTTCGGCCCCGAGGTGCCGGAAGAGGTCTTTGTCTGGCAAGATCCCCTGCCCAAGAGGGATTATCGACTGATAGACGAGGAAGACATCAGGAAGTTGAAGGAGAGGGTCCTCGCCTCCGGCCTGAGCATCGCCCAGCTCGTCTATACCGCCTGGTCCTCAGCCTCGACCTATCGCGATTCGGACCGAAGGGGAGGAGCCAATGGCGCACGAATTCGCCTGGCTCCGCAGAAGGACTGGGAGGTCAACCATCCTGAAGATCTGGCCAAGGTCCTGAGCACCTACCAAACGATCCAGAACGAGTTCAACTCCGGACAGAAGGACGGAAAGAGGGTCTCCCTCGCCGACCTCATCGTCCTGGGGGGATGCGCCGCGATCGAAGCCGCCGCAAAAAAGGCCGGGATGAATGTGACCGTGCCTTTTACGCCGGGGAGGGTCGATGCGCTCCAAGAGCAGACCGATACCCTCTTCTATGCGGCCATGGAGCCTGTGGCCGACGGCTTCAGGAACTATATCAAAGATCCCAAGACCCCCAACCCCGAATATCTTCTTGTGGACAAGGCCCAGCTTCTGCGGCTGACGGTGCCGGAGCTGGTCGTCCTCGTCGGGGGTTTGAGGGCGTTAGGGGCTACCTATAAGTTCTCGCCCCATGGCGTCTTCACGAAGACTCCCGGAGTCCTCAGCAACGACTTCTTCGTCAACCTCCTCGATATGAGGACGGAGTGGCAGCCCATGGATGGGGAGGCCTACCTCTTTCAGGGCCGTGACCGGAAGACAGGGGCCCCCACGTGGACGGCCACGAGGGTCGACCTGATCTTCGGGCATCACGGAGAGCTTCGGAGCGTGGCCGAGGTCTATGGGGCTTCCGACGGGAAAGAGAAGTTTGTGAGGGATTTCGTCGAGGCCTGGAACAAGGTGATGAACCTCGATCGGTTCGATCTTCGATGGAAGAGATAG